From Bos indicus isolate NIAB-ARS_2022 breed Sahiwal x Tharparkar chromosome 4, NIAB-ARS_B.indTharparkar_mat_pri_1.0, whole genome shotgun sequence, the proteins below share one genomic window:
- the INMT gene encoding indolethylamine N-methyltransferase — translation MGNRSRGEAERSTARMEGELYKGEDYKTEFQPQNYLKTYYAFDSGTIAENEVLKFNLNNLFETFSPGGMGGDILIDIGSGPTIYQLLSACEVFREIIMSDYTELNLREVDKWLKKELGAYDWSPAVQYVCELEGDRSKWQEKEARVRRTVKRLLTCDVNQPRPLGSAQVPAADCVLSLLALECACRDVDAYRAAIQNLVGLLKPGGHLVTLVALRCCEYMVGSRKFFVLSLEQETVEKALQEAGCQVLKCQYSPIKYSEAFCLNEGFCFVVARKGPGA, via the exons ATGGGTAACCGCAGCAGGGGAGAAGCAGAAAGGTCCACAGCCAGAATGGAGGGCGAGCTGTACAAAGGAGAGGACTACAAGACAGAGTTCCAACCCCAGAACTACTTAAAGACCTACTATGCCTTCGATTCAGGCACCATAGCGGAAAACGAAGTCTTGAAATTCAACCTGAATAATCTCTTTGAAACTTTCTCTCCAG gaggcatgggagGCGACATCCTGATTGACATCGGCTCAGGCCCCACCATCTACCAGCTGCTCTCGGCCTGCGAGGTCTTCCGGGAGATCATCATGTCAGACTACACGGAGCTCAACCTCCGGGAGGTGGACAAGTGGCTGAAGAAGGAGCTGGGGGCCTATGACTGGTCCCCAGCCGTGCAATACGTGTGTGAACTCGAGGGAGACAG GAGCAAgtggcaggagaaggaggcccgGGTCCGAAGGACAGTCAAGCGGTTACTGACATGTGATGTGAACCAGCCCCGTCCTCTGGGGTCTGCCCAGGTGCCCGCAGCGGACTGCGTGCTGAGCCTGCTGGCCCTGGAGTGCGCCTGCCGTGACGTGGACGCCTACCGGGCAGCCATCCAGAACCTGGTTGGCCTGCTGAAGCCAGGCGGGCATCTGGTCACCTTGGTGGCCCTGCGCTGCTGTGAATACATGGTGGGCTCCAGGAAGTTCTTTGTCCTCTCGCTAGagcaggagacagtggagaaggCCTTGCAGGAGGCCGGCTGCCAGGTGCTAAAGTGCCAGTACAGCCCCATCAAGTACTCAGAGGCCTTCTGCCTCAACGAGGGCTTCTGTTTTGTGGTTGCCCGCAAGGGCCCTGGGGCCTGA